TTAAACTCATCTGTATCGCTTGAAATTGGCACACTTAGTTCTGTGAATGTCGGCTCATCAAAGTTGCCACTCATTACAATAAGTTCGGTCTTATCACCTTTAATTGATACTTCTTGTTCGCTAATTGTAATGTAGCTGTCGTTTGCATCTAAGTATTCAAAACTTAAATCGTAAGTACCGGTGCTGTAGTTATGACGCGTGGTTACATCAGCAAAGTCGGTGCCTGAGCGTTCAGTTTCATCTACAAATAAACGCGTATATGGGCTGTTATAAGAGCCATTATATAATTGCACGTAGCCTGTATCACTTGAGCCGTCGCTGCCGCCACAACCAACTAAAATAGACATTAAACTTAGAGGTAAAGCAGCTTTCAACAGAGAGTTGGTCATTAAAGTTTCCTTATTATTAAAATCACTATTATGACGCTTTTGCTGCATTTTAATTTCATAGTTTACAAAGTATTACCCTCGCTGACAGTTCTTTACGAAAACGTTAAAAACTGTTTTAAATGTGCAAATAATAAGGATGTTTTTCAAAAAGACGATATAGGAGTTGGGGCAATTTCTAATCTGTCTCGGCCATTATTTTTAGCAAGATATAAAGCCATATCGGCACGCTTCATTACTTTATCTAGGGGCTCGTTGGGGGTTTGCAGCGCCATGCCAATACTTACTGTGAGGTGCTTAGCCTGCTTAACATGAATACTGTGCGCAATATTTATTAATTGCTGACAAAATTCAGCTGCTTGGCTTATATTACGACTAGGCAAATAACCGCCAAACTCCTCACCACCAAGACGAGCAAATTTAGCGTCATTGATAAACACCTGATTATACTTAGTCGCTAACTGCTTGAGTATTGAGTCTCCTTCATCATGTCCAAATTCATCATTAATTGCCTTAAAATGATCAATATCGATAATTAAAATAACATAAGGCGAGGTTGACGCTGTTCTAATATGCCGATAAAAATAACGCCTATTATGTACTTGTGTTAAGTCATCAATAATTAACTCACGCGCTAAACGGTTATGAATGCTTTGTACAAAACGCATAGTTTTAAATAAACCATAGGCGGTAAAAAGCATGCCTATGGTTCTGCATAAGTCTTCAAAATAAACACTCATCCAATAGGGCTGTACAACTAATTCATCTATTACATCGGCCGTTGTGCCCATACTCCATAGCAACAAACCCAATGTAGAGTAAACATACGCTTGTTTTGAAAGCTCAGAGCATTGCACTATCCAAAATAGGAATACAAGTACAATAAGATTGCAAAAATCGGTCGTAAAACCATATACGTTATTTTGTACCTTTAAAGGTGGGAAAGTATTTAAAGCATAAAGTGAGAAAACAATTATGTAGAGCAGTAACGCTATACTTACCGTTTTATTTACCCAACTCATTTTATAAAAGTTAGACAGCCGAACGGTAAGTTTTACAGTTTCAATCATAAGATGGCGCTTTTTAGTGCGTTATTAACAAACTATAGCACACGAAAAAAAACGCTATAAAGCGATACCTTACAAAGTGCTTGCTTTAGTGCATTTAGCATAAAAATTACCTGAGATTAAAGCCAAGCAATGTAAACAAAATACAAAACTCAACTATAGAAATGCAGCTTTGGTATCAAGCTGCTGTTATGGCGTGGCGTAGTTAACTTTAGAATTTAAACGCTATATTAGGGTGCTTATACCCCACAATGCCAATACTAAAATAGTAATAGCAATCATTGCTTTAGTTTTATGTTTACTGATTATTTGCTCAGCTTTATTACCTGCGTAATACACAACAATAGCTAAACCAAAGTAGCGAATTGAACGAGCAATACCAGAGGCTAATAAAAACAAAGCAATAGAGTACTTTGTAGCGCCTGCTGCGAGCATCGCAATTTGAAACGGAATAGGCACTATTCCTAATGTCATTACAAACCAAAACCCTTGATTTTGCATTTGCTGCTTAACATTTTCAAATTGCTCTTGGCTTGAGAACATGTCAATAACCCAGTCACCAATCGCATCAAATAGGTAAAAACCCAGCGCGTAGCCAAATAAAGCGCCAATTATACACCCTACCGTGGCCATTAGAGCGATTAGCCAAAGCTTTTCACGGCGTGCTTGCATAAGCGGTACAAGCACGGCTTCAAGCGGAATGGGGACAATCGTAGACTCTAAAAACGACGCCACGGTAATACCCGTTAACATATGTTTTGAGTCAATAAAGTGCCGTGTTTTTTCTTTTATTTTTTTTTGAATAGCCATGTTAATCCCTTAATAATTTGCCATTATATGCATCATTGTATGCATCATTGTATGCATCATTGTATGCATCATTGTATAGCAAAAGTATTAAGGTACGCTTAAGCATAAAAAAGCCCGTTTTATAACGGGCTATTATAAATTGCAGTAAGCTATTTAAATGGTTGAGTTGTATACGTCAAACTGCATTTGCATAACACTAGACTGTTCACCCTCAACTAATGCTATAACACGGGTTTCTCGCCCTTGAAGCTCAGTCGGGATTTTTTTAGTTTCAATAAACGTTTGTTGTGAAATTTGATCTTCGCTCACATTAAGCGCAAGCAGTGCTGACTTGACTGTTTCAATACGTTTTAACGCTAACTTTCGGTTGTATTCAAGTGATCCCTTTTTACTAGTATCACCAATCAAAATAACACTCAATAATGGTGAGTTTTCAATAGAGCGAGCAAACTCAGCTACTTTTTGCTTTGCATCAGTAGTAAGTACATGCTTATCAAATTCAAAGTTAATCACCACACCACGTGTTGTGCTTATGTTTTTTTCAAACGGGCAACCATCGTTATCTGTTACCGCTTTAAGGGGCGTATCTGCACACTTATCGCGCTCGTTAATAACCCCATCTTGGTCTTGATCAAGCAAATCATTAGACTGTAACTTTTGCTCGTACGGGCCTGGCTCTGTCGCACAGGCGGTTAAAAGTAAAGCGGCACTTAATAAAGCTATATTTTTCATTATTATCTATCTCCAAGCTGCCAAGCATCTGGCTTATCTACTTTTAAGGCGCTCACTAAACGACCCGTTGCATTGATCAATCTGTAACTAGCAATGCGTTGATCATATGCAGATTCAATATAGTTTCTTCTTGCCGTGAATAATTCAATTTGTGAATCAAGTACATCTAATAACGAGCGACGCCCTAACCCAAACTGTCTTTCGTAGCCTTTTTGCGCAACTTCTGCGTACCCTACATTTTCTTGGTAAAACTTCTTCTGCTCATCTAAAAATACATAAGCATTCCAAGCAAAGCTTGTTGCCTCTTTAACTTGCCTATGAGTTGAATCTTTTACCGCTACAGCTTCTTGATAGCGCCATTTAGCAGCGTCAGTATCAGCATTTGTTTTACCCCCACTGTATAAATCGTAACTCATTGTTAGCATTATACGGCCATTATCATCTCGCCCTGGTGATCCTGATATATCTCGATTATCTGCAACATCGAGTTCTAAGCTCACTTTAGGCCAATAGCCACTTTTTTCTCGTTGTATTTGTTTATCTGCTGCTTGAATATCATAAATGGCAGCAGCTATTTCAGGATGTGAACTTTTTGCAATTTTCATTGCCTCTTCTAACGAATCAGGCAAAAAATGTGAATCTGCTTTAGGGATAACAAGATCCTCAGGATACTTACCAACTAAATCATAGTAATTTGCTTGTATGTCTAGCAGATTATTTTTAGCCGCTAAATAGCCAGACTGCGATGTTGCTAAGCGCGATTGCACTTGAGCTACATCAGCATCACTTGACAAGCCTCGTTGATGACGTTGCTCAATATCGTTTAAAATATTTTTATGTATTTCTATATTTTTTTCAGATAGTTCAATCAGTTCTATTGCTTTTAATAGATCTAAATACACTTGCACGACTTCAAGGCTGATGTTTTCTGCCTCAGAGATCAAACCAAGCTGATCGGCGCGCGCTTCATTATCTAATCGAGCCACCTCTGAAGAAGTACTAAAACCATCAAACAGCATTTGCGTTATTTTTAGACCTAATTCACGGCGATCTAATTCTGTGTCAAATTCACTGCCCGATTTATAATTAACATGCTCATAGCCATAGGCCGCATATAAACGTATTTGCGGTAAATATTCACTAAATGCACTGCGCTTATCACGATACTTAGCTTCAAAGCTCGCATATTTTTGCATTAAGCGAGGGTTTGTATTTAATGTTTCTGCTACCGACTGCTCCAACGTCAGAGCACTTACATACCCCGGTGTTAAAGCTAAAACAGAGAGTAATCCTATAATTCGCATTTAATATTCCTATTATGGTTCACGCATGGCATTGGCCTTTGCTCTTAACAAAGGTTTTAACCAGTAATCTAAAACAGTTTTTTTTCCAGTAATTATATCTACCTGAGTTTGCATCCCCGGTATGATAGGTTGCTGAGCAATCTGACTTACAGTGGTTTTTATAAAAGCTTGATAATACGCCGTGCCGTCTTCTAAATATTGAGCATCTGCACTAATGTAAGTTACTTCCCCTTCCAATCCTCCATATATAACAAAGTCATATGCAGTAAATTTTACTTTGGCTGGCATACCAACTCTAATAAAACCTATATCTTTTGGTTGTACTTTAGTATCTATTAAAAGCTGATCATTTTGCGGGACTATTTCCATCATCACTTCGCCAGGATCGATTACGCTTCCAATTGAGCGAGACACAATATTTTTTACAGTCCCTCGTACTGGCGCTCTTACCTGTGCTTTTAATAATCTGTCTTCAAGCGCTTTACTACTTTGTGAGATTTTAGCGAGCTCATTACTTACTTCATCTAGCTGGTTTTGTGTATCAGCTAAATAATCAAATACAATCGCTTTACGCTCTTCAAGCACTTGGCTTTTGGCAGCAATAAGCTGCTGTAGTAATGCGCTGGCTTGGTTTAGCTCACCTTTCATTGCAATTTCATCGCGCTGTAATTTAACAAGCTCCATTTCAGCTACAGCTCCAGCATCTACCGCACTTTGTGTTAACTCGACCTCTCTGCTGGTTAGTTTTAAGCTTTGCTTTAACGCTGAAATATTTGCTAGTTGCTCGTTACTTGCCTGCTCTTGTTGCAACAAACTTTGGGTTCGTTGTTGTAATTGCGACTCAAGCTGAGTTAAACGCGATGTGTAAGTGTTATATGCTTGCCTGTATACTTCTGGCGATACGCCCTTACGTGGAATCTCTAAGCGCTGAATTGTCGCACCAAAACTGCTTTGCTCGTCAAGTTTTACACTTTTAAGCTCTGTTAACAGGCGGTTATGTCTAGCAAGTAAAGACTCTCGCTCTTGGCTTGATTCAGCAAAAGCGGCTGCAAAGCGGGTTTCATCGATTAAAAGTAATGGATCGCCTACTTCAACTAACTGACCTTCTTGCACGAGCACCTCTTTTAATATGCCACCGTCAAGATTCTCAATAGTTTGCACACGCTGAACAGGAATAACAGTACCTTGCCCTATAATTACCTCTTCTAGCTTAGCAAATTTTGCCCATAAAACGACTGAAAAAAGCAAAATAAAAACAATAATAACCAACCGCTTAGCTTGCTTTGCAGCTTGCAGCTGCCCCATATATAAATCAGCCATTATTTAGACCCGCTCCCACTATTGGTATTACTTACTCGAGTCACTTTTTTACTCACCAGTTTTACACCGCCCGATACTTTTTCACTAAATAATGATTTAGGGGTTTCAATACTTTTTAATCGGCCATGATCTATAACAAATATTCTGTCGCAAATTGAGAGCATTTCTTTGCGGTGGCTAGAAATAACTACCGTTTCGGTACGCTCTTTAAGGGATTTTATTAATAGTTTTTCATGCCCTTCGTCCATTGCTGACGAAGGCTCATCTAACAAAAGTAAAGCATTATTACTTTGCAATAGCGCGCGTGCAATGCATACAGCTTGTCGTTGGCCACCCGATAAAAATCGGCCAAATTCGCCTACTTGTGTTTCAAGCCCGGACTCTAAACGGTCAATAAATCGGCTCACGCCTGATTGCACAAGCGCATTAGTGAGATCGGTAGGGTTGATGTTTTGTGCACCTAAGGTGATATTTTCAAGTACTGAGCCATAAAACAAGCTAGGGCTTTGTGCGACCCAGCCACTTTGCCTGCGCAATGCACTTAAAGACCAATGTTTTATATCTATGTCGTCTATTAAAAGCTGCCCAGAGGTTGCTCTGTATTGACCTGCAATTATAGCTAGTAGTGTTGATTTACCCGACCCTGCGCGGCCGTACAACCCTATTTTTTCACCTTTTTTGATATCAAAGTTAATGTTATGAATAGCTTCTAGTTCTTGCTCATGGTACTGAAAGCTTAAATAACGAGCCGTAATATTGCCATTTAAAGAAGCATCAATTGTACTTTCGCCGCTTTGCTGTTCTTGCTCTAATGCCATTATATTTTTAACTGACTCAATAGCTGTTTGCGTTTGTTTGTACTTTAAAACAAGCCCAGCCAACGAAGATATAGACCCCGATGCTCGACCACTTAACATAACAATAGCAATCAGTGCGCCCATACTAATGTCACCATTGCTTATTAAATACACGCCAAATACGATTAACCCAATACTGGTAAATTGACTGAGGCTAGCCACAGTATGTGTAAGTG
The genomic region above belongs to Pseudoalteromonas sp. MM1 and contains:
- a CDS encoding GGDEF domain-containing protein, which produces MIETVKLTVRLSNFYKMSWVNKTVSIALLLYIIVFSLYALNTFPPLKVQNNVYGFTTDFCNLIVLVFLFWIVQCSELSKQAYVYSTLGLLLWSMGTTADVIDELVVQPYWMSVYFEDLCRTIGMLFTAYGLFKTMRFVQSIHNRLARELIIDDLTQVHNRRYFYRHIRTASTSPYVILIIDIDHFKAINDEFGHDEGDSILKQLATKYNQVFINDAKFARLGGEEFGGYLPSRNISQAAEFCQQLINIAHSIHVKQAKHLTVSIGMALQTPNEPLDKVMKRADMALYLAKNNGRDRLEIAPTPISSF
- a CDS encoding YqaA family protein, giving the protein MAIQKKIKEKTRHFIDSKHMLTGITVASFLESTIVPIPLEAVLVPLMQARREKLWLIALMATVGCIIGALFGYALGFYLFDAIGDWVIDMFSSQEQFENVKQQMQNQGFWFVMTLGIVPIPFQIAMLAAGATKYSIALFLLASGIARSIRYFGLAIVVYYAGNKAEQIISKHKTKAMIAITILVLALWGISTLI
- a CDS encoding OmpA family protein is translated as MKNIALLSAALLLTACATEPGPYEQKLQSNDLLDQDQDGVINERDKCADTPLKAVTDNDGCPFEKNISTTRGVVINFEFDKHVLTTDAKQKVAEFARSIENSPLLSVILIGDTSKKGSLEYNRKLALKRIETVKSALLALNVSEDQISQQTFIETKKIPTELQGRETRVIALVEGEQSSVMQMQFDVYNSTI
- a CDS encoding TolC family outer membrane protein is translated as MRIIGLLSVLALTPGYVSALTLEQSVAETLNTNPRLMQKYASFEAKYRDKRSAFSEYLPQIRLYAAYGYEHVNYKSGSEFDTELDRRELGLKITQMLFDGFSTSSEVARLDNEARADQLGLISEAENISLEVVQVYLDLLKAIELIELSEKNIEIHKNILNDIEQRHQRGLSSDADVAQVQSRLATSQSGYLAAKNNLLDIQANYYDLVGKYPEDLVIPKADSHFLPDSLEEAMKIAKSSHPEIAAAIYDIQAADKQIQREKSGYWPKVSLELDVADNRDISGSPGRDDNGRIMLTMSYDLYSGGKTNADTDAAKWRYQEAVAVKDSTHRQVKEATSFAWNAYVFLDEQKKFYQENVGYAEVAQKGYERQFGLGRRSLLDVLDSQIELFTARRNYIESAYDQRIASYRLINATGRLVSALKVDKPDAWQLGDR
- a CDS encoding HlyD family type I secretion periplasmic adaptor subunit; protein product: MADLYMGQLQAAKQAKRLVIIVFILLFSVVLWAKFAKLEEVIIGQGTVIPVQRVQTIENLDGGILKEVLVQEGQLVEVGDPLLLIDETRFAAAFAESSQERESLLARHNRLLTELKSVKLDEQSSFGATIQRLEIPRKGVSPEVYRQAYNTYTSRLTQLESQLQQRTQSLLQQEQASNEQLANISALKQSLKLTSREVELTQSAVDAGAVAEMELVKLQRDEIAMKGELNQASALLQQLIAAKSQVLEERKAIVFDYLADTQNQLDEVSNELAKISQSSKALEDRLLKAQVRAPVRGTVKNIVSRSIGSVIDPGEVMMEIVPQNDQLLIDTKVQPKDIGFIRVGMPAKVKFTAYDFVIYGGLEGEVTYISADAQYLEDGTAYYQAFIKTTVSQIAQQPIIPGMQTQVDIITGKKTVLDYWLKPLLRAKANAMREP